From the genome of Streptacidiphilus rugosus AM-16, one region includes:
- a CDS encoding FAD-dependent oxidoreductase, which translates to MTRPLRVAIVGSGPAGIYAADALLKSDAAQDPGVSIDIFERMPAPFGLIRYGVAPDHPRIKGIITALHQVLDKPQIRLFGNVDYPGDLSLDELHQFYDAVVFATGANADRALDLPGIDLDGSYGAADFVFWYDGHPDVPRDWPLTAEKVAVLGVGNVALDVARVLAKTADELLPTEIPANVYEGLRQNKALEVHVFGRRGPAQAKFSPMELRELDHSPNIEVVVDPEDIDYDEGSIATRRGNKQADMVASTLENWAIRDVGDRPHRLYLHFFESPVEVLGEDGKVVGLRTERTELDGTGNVRGTGRFRDWDVQSVYRAVGYYSEELAKLPFDVDSGTVPHDAGRVEPSTYVTGWIKRGPVGLIGHTKGDANETVASLLADHAAGRLAAPTSPSPESVEAFLRERGVRYTSREGWYRLDAHERALGAAQGRERVKVVPRDEMLDASGA; encoded by the coding sequence ATGACACGCCCTCTCCGGGTCGCCATCGTCGGTTCCGGCCCCGCCGGCATCTACGCCGCCGACGCGCTGCTCAAGTCCGACGCCGCACAGGACCCTGGCGTGTCCATCGACATCTTCGAGCGGATGCCCGCGCCCTTCGGTCTGATCCGCTACGGCGTGGCCCCCGACCACCCCCGGATCAAGGGCATCATCACCGCCCTGCACCAGGTGCTGGACAAGCCCCAGATACGCCTCTTCGGCAACGTCGACTACCCCGGTGACCTCTCTCTCGACGAGCTGCACCAGTTCTACGACGCGGTCGTCTTCGCGACCGGCGCCAACGCCGACCGTGCGCTGGACCTGCCGGGCATCGACCTGGACGGCTCCTACGGCGCCGCGGACTTCGTCTTCTGGTACGACGGCCACCCCGACGTCCCCCGCGACTGGCCGCTGACGGCCGAGAAGGTCGCCGTCCTCGGCGTCGGCAACGTCGCGCTCGACGTCGCCCGGGTGCTGGCCAAGACGGCGGACGAGCTGCTGCCCACCGAGATCCCGGCCAACGTCTACGAGGGCCTCAGGCAGAACAAGGCCCTGGAGGTGCACGTCTTCGGCCGCCGCGGACCCGCGCAGGCCAAGTTCAGCCCGATGGAGCTGCGCGAGCTCGACCACTCGCCGAACATCGAGGTCGTCGTCGACCCCGAGGACATCGACTACGACGAGGGCTCGATCGCGACCCGGCGCGGCAACAAGCAGGCCGACATGGTCGCCTCGACCCTGGAGAACTGGGCCATCCGTGATGTCGGCGACCGCCCGCACCGGCTCTACCTGCACTTCTTCGAGTCACCCGTGGAGGTGCTCGGCGAGGACGGCAAGGTGGTGGGCCTGCGCACGGAGCGGACCGAGCTGGACGGCACCGGCAACGTCCGCGGAACCGGCCGGTTCAGGGACTGGGACGTCCAGTCGGTGTACCGGGCGGTCGGCTACTACTCCGAGGAGCTGGCGAAGCTCCCGTTCGACGTCGACTCGGGCACGGTCCCGCACGACGCGGGCCGGGTGGAGCCGTCGACGTACGTGACGGGCTGGATCAAGCGCGGCCCGGTGGGCCTGATCGGCCACACCAAGGGCGACGCGAACGAGACCGTCGCCTCCCTCCTCGCCGACCACGCGGCCGGTCGGCTCGCGGCTCCCACGTCGCCGTCCCCGGAGTCGGTCGAGGCGTTCCTGCGCGAGCGCGGCGTCCGCTACACCAGCCGCGAGGGCTGGTACCGCCTCGACGCCCACGAACGCGCCCTCGGCGCGGCGCAGGGCCGCGAACGCGTCAAGGTCGTCCCCCGCGACGAGATGCTGGACGCCTCCGGCGCATAG
- a CDS encoding response regulator transcription factor, producing the protein MGVRLVVVDDHRLLAEALAAALQLRGHRVLAVGTPTGVAADLVVNRRPEACLLGVSRPEEPGAFDVVRRIRRERPEVAVVVMGSVDHLGGVAAAFAAGAAGYVRQDERIEVVERALGRVRAGEAAVAPELLRAAFEQLLRPTVESDDEAQQLLRLLTRREAEVLARIAEGQDTQEIAEGMRIAPSTARTHVQRVLVKLGARTRLEAAAVAARTGLLERVGRVPR; encoded by the coding sequence GTGGGGGTTCGGCTCGTGGTCGTCGACGACCACCGTTTGCTTGCCGAGGCGCTCGCGGCTGCCCTGCAGTTGCGCGGGCACAGGGTGCTCGCGGTGGGGACGCCGACGGGGGTGGCCGCCGATCTGGTGGTGAACCGCAGGCCGGAGGCGTGTCTGCTCGGGGTCTCCCGGCCCGAGGAGCCCGGCGCTTTCGACGTGGTGCGCCGGATCCGGCGGGAGCGGCCCGAGGTGGCCGTCGTGGTGATGGGCAGTGTCGACCACCTCGGCGGGGTCGCGGCCGCCTTCGCCGCCGGGGCGGCGGGGTACGTGCGCCAGGACGAGCGCATCGAGGTCGTGGAGCGCGCGCTGGGACGGGTGCGCGCCGGCGAGGCCGCTGTCGCGCCCGAGCTGCTGCGCGCCGCCTTCGAGCAGTTGCTGCGTCCCACCGTGGAGTCCGACGACGAGGCGCAGCAACTGCTGCGGCTGCTGACCCGCCGTGAGGCGGAGGTGCTGGCCCGGATCGCGGAGGGCCAGGACACCCAGGAGATCGCCGAGGGCATGCGCATCGCGCCCAGCACCGCCCGGACCCACGTCCAGCGCGTGCTGGTGAAGCTCGGCGCGCGCACCCGCCTGGAGGCGGCCGCCGTCGCGGCCAGGACCGGTCTGCTGGAGCGTGTCGGCCGCGTTCCTCGCTGA
- the galK gene encoding galactokinase, whose translation MIEPHEPTADAVAKDFTALFGREPEGVWQAPGRVNLIGEHTDYNDGFVFPVALPHAARIAVARRDDGLVRVHSSQGDGRVVGFTVESLRPGSVEGWAAYPAGALWVLREAGHPVPGFDLHLDSDVPFGAGLSSSAALLCAVLLACDELLGLGVERPQLAKLAQRAENDYVGAPVGVMDQTASLCCEEGAALFLDTRDLAQRQVPLDLAAAGLVLLVVDTHVEHGHADGAYRHRRAGCEKSAALLGVPALRDVEATGGAELEAVLASLPDEELRRLTRHVVTENARVLEAARLLAAGDVRALGPIMTAGHASQRDDFTISCPQSDTAVDTALAQGALGARQTGGGFGGCVIVLTVPDRVPAITAAIESAYAAQPDWNAPSFFTATPAPGARRLA comes from the coding sequence GTGATCGAGCCGCACGAGCCGACCGCGGACGCCGTCGCCAAGGACTTCACCGCGCTCTTCGGACGCGAGCCCGAGGGCGTCTGGCAGGCGCCGGGGCGGGTCAACCTGATCGGCGAGCACACCGACTACAACGACGGCTTCGTGTTCCCCGTGGCGCTGCCGCACGCGGCGCGGATCGCCGTGGCCCGGCGCGACGACGGCCTGGTCCGCGTGCACAGTTCACAGGGCGACGGTCGGGTGGTCGGGTTCACGGTCGAGTCGCTGCGGCCCGGCTCCGTCGAGGGCTGGGCCGCGTATCCGGCCGGCGCGCTGTGGGTGCTGCGCGAGGCGGGCCACCCCGTGCCCGGCTTCGACCTGCACCTGGACAGCGACGTGCCGTTCGGCGCAGGGCTCTCCTCCTCGGCCGCGCTGCTGTGCGCGGTCCTGCTGGCCTGCGACGAACTGCTCGGCCTCGGCGTCGAGCGTCCCCAGCTGGCCAAGCTCGCCCAGCGCGCCGAGAACGACTACGTGGGCGCTCCGGTGGGGGTCATGGACCAGACCGCCTCGCTCTGCTGCGAGGAGGGCGCCGCGCTCTTCCTGGACACCCGCGACCTGGCGCAGCGTCAGGTTCCGCTGGACCTGGCGGCGGCCGGACTGGTGCTGCTCGTGGTCGACACCCACGTCGAACACGGCCATGCCGACGGTGCCTACCGCCACCGCAGGGCAGGCTGCGAGAAGTCGGCGGCGCTGCTCGGAGTCCCGGCGCTGCGGGACGTGGAGGCGACGGGCGGCGCGGAACTGGAGGCGGTTCTCGCCTCGCTCCCGGACGAGGAGCTGCGCCGGCTCACCCGGCACGTGGTCACCGAGAACGCCCGGGTGCTGGAGGCCGCGCGGCTGCTCGCCGCAGGAGACGTGCGGGCGCTGGGCCCGATCATGACGGCCGGCCACGCCTCGCAGCGGGACGACTTCACCATCTCCTGCCCGCAGTCCGACACGGCGGTCGACACGGCGCTGGCGCAGGGCGCGCTGGGCGCGCGGCAGACCGGCGGCGGGTTCGGCGGCTGCGTGATCGTGCTGACCGTCCCCGACCGGGTGCCCGCGATCACGGCGGCCATCGAGTCGGCTTATGCTGCGCAGCCGGACTGGAACGCGCCGAGCTTCTTCACCGCGACGCCCGCGCCGGGGGCGCGACGACTGGCCTGA
- the galE gene encoding UDP-glucose 4-epimerase GalE codes for MSQYLVTGGAGYVGGVVAAHLLEAGHEVVVLDDLSTGFRESVPAGARFVRGRIQDAGEVLDGSFDGVLHFAASSQVGESVVDPEKYWRNNVAGSLELLSAMRKAGVRRLVFSSTAAVYGEPESTPIVETAPTRPTNPYGATKLAVDHMITSEAAAHGLAAVSLRYFNVAGAYGRQGERHDPESHLIPLVIQAALGIRPHISVYGDDYPTPDGTCVRDYIHVADLAEAHLLALDAARPGEHLVCNLGNGAGFSVREVIDAVRRVTGREITAVTAGRRAGDPAVLVASADRARELLGWRPSRADLDGIVADAWQFALSLTGDAPAAG; via the coding sequence ATGAGTCAGTACCTGGTCACCGGTGGCGCCGGTTACGTCGGCGGGGTCGTCGCGGCCCATCTGCTGGAGGCGGGCCACGAGGTGGTGGTGCTCGACGACCTGTCCACCGGCTTCCGCGAGTCCGTGCCCGCCGGGGCGCGGTTCGTGCGCGGGCGGATCCAGGACGCGGGCGAGGTGCTGGACGGCTCCTTCGACGGCGTGCTGCACTTCGCGGCGAGCTCGCAGGTCGGCGAGTCGGTCGTGGATCCGGAGAAGTACTGGCGCAACAACGTCGCCGGTTCGCTGGAGCTGCTGAGCGCCATGCGCAAGGCGGGCGTGCGCCGCCTGGTCTTCTCCTCGACCGCCGCGGTGTACGGGGAGCCCGAGTCGACGCCGATCGTGGAGACCGCCCCGACCCGGCCGACCAACCCGTACGGCGCCACCAAGCTCGCCGTCGACCACATGATCACCAGCGAGGCGGCGGCCCACGGCCTGGCCGCGGTGTCGCTGCGCTACTTCAACGTCGCCGGGGCCTACGGCCGGCAGGGTGAGCGGCACGACCCGGAGTCGCACCTGATTCCGCTGGTGATCCAGGCCGCGCTGGGCATCCGTCCGCACATCTCCGTCTACGGCGACGACTACCCGACGCCGGACGGCACCTGCGTGCGCGACTACATCCACGTCGCGGACCTGGCCGAGGCGCACCTGCTCGCCCTCGACGCCGCCCGCCCCGGCGAGCACCTGGTGTGCAACCTGGGCAACGGCGCCGGCTTCTCGGTGCGCGAAGTCATCGACGCGGTGCGTCGCGTGACCGGCCGTGAGATCACCGCCGTGACGGCCGGCCGACGCGCGGGAGACCCTGCCGTGCTGGTCGCCTCCGCGGATCGCGCCCGTGAACTGCTCGGCTGGCGTCCGAGCCGCGCCGACCTCGACGGAATCGTCGCCGACGCCTGGCAGTTCGCGCTCTCCCTCACCGGCGACGCCCCCGCCGCCGGCTGA
- the galT gene encoding galactose-1-phosphate uridylyltransferase has protein sequence MKKTSTRLADGRELIYYDSRDDVVRAAEDRRPLPHSETLSELRYDQVLDEWVVVAAHRQGRTYHPPADECPLCPSRDGRLSEIPEPDYEVVVFENRFPSLAPHPHPDLVAATPPQVIRPGAGRCEVVCFTSDHDASFADLTPRQVGTVLEAWTDRTAELSALPGVEQVFCFENRGAEIGVTLGHPHGQVYAYPFVTPRTERMIDAAAAFRRRTGRNLFEEQLDAERRSGERVVVEGEHWTAFVPFAAHWPYEVHLYPHRRVGDLRALDDAERAEFAHLYLDLLRRFDLLFAPETPEELRASGRTVNRTPYIAAWHQAPTRHTPGNGSELALHMELFTIRRTVGKLKFLAGSESGMDVFINDVAPEDAARRLREVKP, from the coding sequence GTGAAGAAGACCAGCACGCGACTGGCCGACGGCCGTGAGTTGATCTACTACGACTCCCGCGACGACGTCGTCCGCGCAGCCGAGGACCGGCGGCCCCTGCCGCACAGTGAGACCCTGTCGGAGCTGCGCTACGACCAGGTGCTCGACGAGTGGGTGGTGGTGGCCGCACATCGCCAGGGGCGGACCTATCACCCGCCCGCGGACGAGTGCCCGCTCTGCCCCAGCCGCGACGGACGGCTCAGCGAGATCCCCGAGCCGGACTACGAGGTCGTCGTCTTCGAGAACCGCTTCCCCTCCCTGGCCCCCCACCCGCACCCCGACCTGGTCGCGGCGACCCCGCCCCAGGTGATCCGACCCGGCGCCGGGCGGTGCGAGGTGGTCTGCTTCACCTCCGACCACGACGCCTCCTTCGCGGACCTCACCCCCCGGCAGGTCGGCACCGTGCTGGAGGCCTGGACCGACCGCACCGCCGAGCTCTCCGCGCTCCCCGGCGTCGAGCAGGTCTTCTGCTTCGAGAACCGCGGTGCGGAGATCGGCGTCACCCTCGGCCACCCGCACGGGCAGGTCTACGCCTACCCCTTCGTGACACCGCGCACCGAGCGGATGATCGACGCGGCGGCCGCCTTCCGCCGCCGCACCGGGCGCAACCTCTTCGAGGAGCAGCTGGACGCCGAGCGGCGCTCGGGGGAGCGCGTGGTCGTCGAGGGCGAGCACTGGACCGCCTTCGTGCCCTTCGCCGCGCACTGGCCCTATGAAGTGCATCTGTATCCGCACCGCAGGGTGGGCGACCTGAGGGCGCTCGACGACGCGGAGCGCGCCGAGTTCGCCCACCTCTACCTCGACCTCCTGCGCCGCTTCGACCTGCTCTTCGCCCCTGAGACGCCCGAGGAACTGCGCGCCTCGGGCCGGACCGTCAACCGCACGCCGTACATCGCCGCCTGGCACCAGGCCCCCACCAGGCACACCCCGGGCAACGGGAGCGAGCTGGCCCTTCATATGGAGCTCTTCACCATCCGTCGTACGGTAGGGAAGCTCAAGTTCCTGGCCGGCTCCGAGTCCGGCATGGACGTGTTCATCAACGACGTCGCGCCCGAGGACGCCGCGCGACGCCTGCGGGAGGTCAAGCCATGA